The genomic interval CTTTCTGCTAATTTATCTGCTTGATTGTAAGACAGTGATTGGCCATGTCAAATAGATTATTGACACTAAAGACACATAATAGCAAAGCTGTGTCAATCAcgaaaataatgtgtgtgtgtccttgaacATTATGGAGCTGATTTGCAGTCCTCTGACGAGGGCTGCAGCAGTACTCTTGTTTGCTGTAATCGAGGCAAGCACTCTGACAGTACTGTGTCAGGGTTATGACCTAGCCCAAGGATGTCAGACTGAAATGCTAGAGGATTTTGGGAGGTTAAGAGGAGGCAAGCTGTGTAGAAACGCAGCGTTGTCCTAGATTTCCTTGTAGTCTCCTGCAGTCATTTGAGGCTGcagtgtgtcagtctgtgtagCATAATGACATGAgcatgaatttttttttgtgttagaAATGTGATAAGGACTCTGTATACTTGCGTCATTGCTTCAATTTTTGCATGTGTCACTAACAGCAGTCTACCAAACAGGCGTCTCGAGCTCAAATCCTAGACAAAGCCACAGAGTACATCCAGTACATGAGGCGAAAAAATCACACGCACCAGCAGGACATCGACGACCTGAAGAGGCAGAACGCACTGCTGGAGCAGCAAGGTAACAACACTGCTGCCCTTCTCCCTCAGACAGGGGGATACTTTACATGAGTATTTTGTTCTGagaatttaaattcaaaatcaGAAACTGCTAGTTTGAGGCAgaattcattttcctctcttcagCAAATCAAAATTGACCTGCAGCAGCTAATGAGCATtgagtgaaagaggagagggtgagaaaaGTGCTCCAccatcatgtttgttttgattgcATGTTGTAGATAGATAGGTAGAGGAGAACGCGGATGAATGATCTGAGAACACATTGTCCCAATCAAACAACAGATAAGAGTTGATGGCCCGCCCCCACTGCCAGTTAGTCTCTGCAGCACTCGCCTCTGTTGTTCAGTTTCTTTTGTCAGTAACTCTAAAAGATTAAAACAAGTTCCTGAAGTTTTCTGTCCAAATTGATATGTACTACTGAAACAGGCTATTTGGCAGATAAACAGATTTTCACTTGCTTCTTTTTTCCACcgttaaatgttttaataattaatttcagCCACAGAAACATGTGGCAGACATGTTTTCTTCAGTGCAAATGTTGGTaggaaaatatttatttcatggCCCTGGAGTGCAATTAAAAAATACTAAGACCAAGATTTATCAAGTTTAAAGTTTAATCTTTTGATGTAAACCTTCTTTGTGAGGAAAACAAGCGTTGTTATATGTGGGTGAGGAGAAGAAATCTTTACTGGTGTTGCTTCCCACCCAGCTGAGCAGGGTTGTATAGAAGTGGATGGTGTGACACAGCTAATATCATGGCTCCATCCATTTTGAATTCTCTGGTTATCTGCATTTCttcaaaggtcagcactgtcaggACTGTTTGTAATTGGTCTGGTTTGACATGGCTCTGTAACAACTGTCATGTAATGTGTCCCTGTCCTActttttttctctgactgtATCATTTTGAAATCCTGTTGTGTCTCTTCCTCCATTcatgtttcctgtgtctgtTCACTCAGTCCGCGCTCTGGAGAAGGTGAAGGGCTCCGCCCAGCTCCAGGCCAGCTACTCATCCTCCGACAGCAGCCTGTACACCAACCCCAAAGGCAGCGCGGTGTCGGCGTTTGACGGAGgctctgactccagctctgagTCAGAGGCCGAGGAGCCGCCAAACAGGAAGAAGCTGCGCGTGGAGGCCAGCTAGAGAGCCGAGCAGCTACAAACCTGGCCAAGGTCGAGGTGGCGGAGCACAagggagggtgagaggaaaCATGCAGCCTTCAAAGCTCTCGAGGCTCATCGAACCCTCCCCCCTCATGCCAACAACACCCACCGCCGGCCTCCCTCGCCGTCgtcctcattctctctcctccatctctgggTGGGCTCGCACTGGAGACTCATGACCCCCTCAAAGCCACCTCACACCGCCATCACAATCGTCTCTCTCCACCCGATCTCCACAGACAGGAGGGAGGAAGTCAGCAGGGTGGAAGACGACCGCTTCAGTACATCTAGAGAGCTTCAGGTTTTTTCCCCCCCGTTCCCcgatccctctctctctcttttctctggttCTGTGTCATTGGTATCCCCCCCCCCAGCAACGtcaacaatccaaaacccaaaaagaGGCAGCTTGGCTACTTAAGGACTTGATGCTTTTTTTGTACCCTCAACAAAGCCCCTCCTCCTGCCCGGGTTGTTTTGGGGGGATTGGGAGGGTGCGCCAAGCGTACTCCTCCAAGCACTgctatattatatattttttgttcttttgttttgtttattttgttattctTGATAAAAACCTGTAtgaatttacacacacacacacctagatAAATGGTCCTGGACAAGAgtttacctttttaaaaaatattaaaaaaaaacatttgtatcTTACTTTTTCCACTTAAGAATGTGAAGACGCTTTGAAGCAAATGTTAAAGTGATACCCACCTCAGGCCCACTGGATTGCAGATGTTTTCTGCCTGACACGTTTGTTaacacaagattaaaaaaaagaaaaaagaaagatgactCCTTTGTTGAAATTGATGTTTTGAAGGAGAATATTCCTAAACTTGTATCGTATTTTGTCCTTTAGCTTGAAGTAGTGAATGACTTTAGGTGGCTGAATACGTTAGGCATCTCgttttttatattattaaaaaaaaaagagcataaTTGGATGTTTTCAAGTTCAAAAATATGTTATGCATTTTTGTAGTAATCTCACAAGTCATGGGAAAATGCCAATTTGTCACTCGTAGTTTTCCTTAAGGGTATGAAATAGGTATTGAATGTCAAAAAGGTAGCTCCTGTCTTTTGCAGTACAAGGAAATGAAATAAGTCCCTGTCAATGTGTTTGTGCTTTACACAGTAAAAATCAATGTTGCTGaacccccgccccccaaaggaaaaaaggaagcaTTTTGCGTGTCTAGGaaacgtgtgtgtatgtatattgtttccattttatttccatttagGAGGATATAATTAGTGTAATAGGTCTTTGTCCGATTCCATTCCATGGAAATTACAAGTATGTTGTACATACTGCCAACAATTGTCTTGCAAGTTGAGGCCTACCTTTACTATGAGACtataaaataaactattttaTCCTTTAACATGctctttgtggttttttttagctgctaaaatgATAAGCACATTTCCTGAAGTATGTTTAAAAAGAAGAATAGGTTACAGTGAATTTAATGATGAGTCTCCCTCTTTAATGTTGACACAGCTGCAGCAAGAAAGGTTTCCAGGACTGGATGTGCTGGTGTAGAGTAGTCAAACATGacttttttcaggtttttctgGTTTGTAGTGTTGCTGGCAGGTGTCTGCAGTAAGACTGAGGGCATAAATGCACTTTTATGTCCTATTATGTAACAATTCTCCCCTTACACTAGAGTAGGTTTTTAAGCTATGTGGTCAGGAGCAAAGAACTGGATTAGGACAggatttgttgatttttttttttgtcctctatGACTGTAAACTGAACACTGTGCTGATACTGTGCAGATGTTACTGATGCTTGTTTATTTGACCTGTTTTGTTTGCCTGTATTTAAGTTATaatgtgtttgaaatattttaccAACATATTTAGAAGTCATAAAGCATTTTATAACACCATTatgaaaagcgctatataaagTTTTATTAACGTTGGTCATACTGAAACCTTATaaagtttcacttttatttcagagaatgaaaacaatagGCATTGCAAGCAAAAACCCAACTGTATGCAAAGCTGCCCGCACATACAACTGTTGAGCCTTAATCTGGGCAAACTCCACCCTAAACTCCAGCCCTTGTTTCTACAGGGGGTCTACCATCCTGCTGGTTCTCGGGCTCGTCCATGTCAGACCtggcttctgtttttttttgtttttttttgctggttCGAGTCCTTTCCCCAGAGCTGACTGGTTCACAAAGTGTGACGTCTCCGCTGAGGAGGACTAACTAGGACTGATGTTCGGCTGATCCAGGGGCAGCCGCGGCGGCGGGGTCCGACGGTCTGTTGTCAGCGGTGGCTCCTGGCTGCCTGTTGTCCTCAGGGACGGGAAGCCGGTGAAAGTGCTGCAGGGCCAGAGCCACCTTCTCTGGACAAATGTTGTAAACTGGATGAGTTGGAGCCTAcaggggagaagaagaggaaaacaaggCATTTATTACAACACATGTTTTTTAAAGCATcaattttctcttatttttttgacctattttctttctttttaagcACGTCATATGTTACTCAACTGTCCCAAACACTGAATCTAATTTGGTGTGAGTGTAATTATGGTTTAACTATTATACAATATGTCTGAACAATGACAGTACTGTTAATACTCCCTCCACTCTCTGTGGACACTTCATTGATTTCTGAGAATGAAACTGGAGAGTCACTGTATGCAGTTGTAAGTAAAACTCAAtaatctaaaaaatatttttaaactaGTTTGAACTGGAATAAAAACGAAAATATCCAACTCTTCTTATCTCCTGTCTGCATGTATGGAGGCAGACAACATGTCTCAGAAATAATATTTTAGACAAAAAACTGAGTGGACAGAAAATCAAGAACATATGTAAAACAACACTACCTCTGTAACACCTTTTCGTTGATAGTTTGTGGAGGCGGATGAGACATTACAATACCATCTAATGCAACACCACCTCTGTGAAATACAAGCTCAAAAACTTCCagagttgaatcaacacctttcTCAAGAACAGAGGATGCTACTTGCCGCAGGGCTCATATAATGAATTGTTTAAATTGTACATGTTTTCTGATATTCACTTCATCAATGTGGCTGCTGAGAGCTGATTTAATGTGCATGCATAGGGGAACAGGCTTACTGCAACCAACTGTCAGTACCAGTAAtacaacaggaaacaggaaaataaaaccaacacTACTGCTGTTGCCGTTCACATCTTCAAGCGTAACCACACGTCATTTATCTTACTGCTTGACTTCTCAACTCAACCCAACATCAAACATCTGTCCGTGCGTCTTGTTTTAGACTTCTATCAAAATGAAGCCGGATCAGAAAATGATCCTCTCTGaccatgaaactgaaaatacaagACGTCTGaagagcaaaaataaagaacaaattTACCCCACAGttaatttaataaatgaaaaaatctgaTCTTTGTATTCACATGAACCAATACACTACTCAGTATAGCAACAAGACAGGCCCTCCACCTGAGTCAGCTGTGACACCCAAAATCGCTGTATAATAAAAGTCTGCTACACCAAGTCTCCAAAGgttttttatttacctttatCTGCATATGTTCTGTAATTAATGTTGCATATTGGACCAAACTATACACAAATATTCATGTAACATTGCTGAGCCTGTGTACTGTCTGGactctttttgtttctgataGTAAATTCATTTATCTACTCCTCACCAGTCTGTTCTCCTCCCTGCCGAGGATCATCTCATGATGGAGGTCCATGTTTCCAAAGTGCTGTGCTATGGAGAGGCCGCTCAGGCAGTAACACGTGTGGTAAAAGTCTCTGGATCTGGACACACAAGAAGACACAACACAGGTCTGTGACGTATAAATGACATGCCTGAATAAAACCACGTGAATCGTGTTTAACAGTGTAGAGAgcgtgtgctgctgctgccagtctTTATGTTGtcgtagtgtgtgtgtgtgtgtgtgtgtgtgtgtgtgtgtccagatggTGTGGTACTGACTTGCCAGGCTTATCCAGAAGGCCCCCTGTTGGGTtctgacagcagaggaggatgtACTCCTGCAAGGCCTGCTGCTCAAACATCCACCGCTGCCGACTCAGCTCTGACTCTCCTGCACACAAAAACGTAGCTCAGTCAAACACAGAACTCATGGCGACgacatacacagaaacataagTCAGGACATTTTGGGCTCAGTATGTTAAGATTAAATGATTTTGGATCAAGCGCAAACATTCTGTACTTCAGTTACTTATCTCTTGTCTTTCTGTTACATGATGCATTTTATGAGCTGTGCTAAATATACATAGATAGAcagatattttctgtaaatgggGGTATGGGGATGTAGAATGTGAGTGAAAATCAgtttaaagctaaaaaaaaggGCATTTCTGgtaaagaaactgaaaaaaatgatgagCCCATATTCAttctctgcagctttaacaaTGTCAGAGTTTAATGCCCAGAGCGTATCGCATTAGTATTCAGTGTAACACTGTGACATGCAAACCAGCACAGGAAAAATtccactaaaaaaaacaactggagCTCAAACCAATTCCTCCTTACAACAAGGCAGCTGACCACAGACACTGAGTGAGTTTACATTAGTATACAGGATATGAGTCTTATCCTGGTTTTGAGCTGATTTGGGACATGACGTTTACATGGAACATGAGAAATCTGGTTACTCATATCCCTGTACGCATGATCATAACAGTATCCAGGTTTCTGATCATGTGACTGCAGGTGCGTAAGAAACCAGGATGAACTGTTCATATTCAACAGTATTCTGATTTCAATTACAGTACTAGATTCTCAGGCCTGGTGaagctgttttcactgaaaattcAACTGATATCAATTTGACCCTTGAGGGTAATGATTTGGAAAATTATGAAGCCTCTGGGTATTTTataacagcattaaaaaaaaaaacagacctaATCCGCATCACGTCTAACCTCAGTGACGTGACCACAGATACAGTACCTTCTTTGAATAAGGCTCTGTGGAGTAGAGGCAGGAGTCCAGCCTGCCAGAAAGAGTAGCAGCCGTCCACCAGTTTATTACAGCGGCCCTGGAAGCCTCCCTCGAATCGCATCTGTCTGCTGACCACCCACCGCTGGGGGAAGACGCacgaca from Lates calcarifer isolate ASB-BC8 linkage group LG7_1, TLL_Latcal_v3, whole genome shotgun sequence carries:
- the max gene encoding protein max isoform X3; this translates as MSDNDDIEVDSDEESPRYHSVADKRAHHNALERKRRDHIKDSFHSLRDSVPALQGEKVGKAQSASRAQILDKATEYIQYMRRKNHTHQQDIDDLKRQNALLEQQVRALEKVKGSAQLQASYSSSDSSLYTNPKGSAVSAFDGGSDSSSESEAEEPPNRKKLRVEAS
- the max gene encoding protein max isoform X4, with amino-acid sequence MSDNDDIEVDSDEESPRYHSVADKRAHHNALERKRRDHIKDSFHSLRDSVPALQGEKQSTKQASRAQILDKATEYIQYMRRKNHTHQQDIDDLKRQNALLEQQVRALEKVKGSAQLQASYSSSDSSLYTNPKGSAVSAFDGGSDSSSESEAEEPPNRKKLRVEAS
- the max gene encoding protein max isoform X8, with protein sequence MSDNDDIEVDSDADKRAHHNALERKRRDHIKDSFHSLRDSVPALQGEKVGKAQSASRAQILDKATEYIQYMRRKNHTHQQDIDDLKRQNALLEQQVRALEKVKGSAQLQASYSSSDSSLYTNPKGSAVSAFDGGSDSSSESEAEEPPNRKKLRVEAS
- the max gene encoding protein max isoform X2; this encodes MSDNDDIEVDSDEESPRYHSVADKRAHHNALERKRRDHIKDSFHSLRDSVPALQGEKVGKAQSSTKQASRAQILDKATEYIQYMRRKNHTHQQDIDDLKRQNALLEQQVRALEKVKGSAQLQASYSSSDSSLYTNPKGSAVSAFDGGSDSSSESEAEEPPNRKKLRVEAS
- the max gene encoding protein max isoform X6, translating into MSDNDDIEVDSDADKRAHHNALERKRRDHIKDSFHSLRDSVPALQGEKVGKAQSSTKQASRAQILDKATEYIQYMRRKNHTHQQDIDDLKRQNALLEQQVRALEKVKGSAQLQASYSSSDSSLYTNPKGSAVSAFDGGSDSSSESEAEEPPNRKKLRVEAS
- the max gene encoding protein max isoform X5, translating into MSDNDDIEVDSDADKRAHHNALERKRRDHIKDSFHSLRDSVPALQGEKVGKAQSQSTKQASRAQILDKATEYIQYMRRKNHTHQQDIDDLKRQNALLEQQVRALEKVKGSAQLQASYSSSDSSLYTNPKGSAVSAFDGGSDSSSESEAEEPPNRKKLRVEAS
- the max gene encoding protein max isoform X10 produces the protein MSDNDDIEVDSDADKRAHHNALERKRRDHIKDSFHSLRDSVPALQGEKASRAQILDKATEYIQYMRRKNHTHQQDIDDLKRQNALLEQQVRALEKVKGSAQLQASYSSSDSSLYTNPKGSAVSAFDGGSDSSSESEAEEPPNRKKLRVEAS
- the max gene encoding protein max isoform X7: MSDNDDIEVDSDEESPRYHSVADKRAHHNALERKRRDHIKDSFHSLRDSVPALQGEKASRAQILDKATEYIQYMRRKNHTHQQDIDDLKRQNALLEQQVRALEKVKGSAQLQASYSSSDSSLYTNPKGSAVSAFDGGSDSSSESEAEEPPNRKKLRVEAS
- the max gene encoding protein max isoform X9, coding for MSDNDDIEVDSDADKRAHHNALERKRRDHIKDSFHSLRDSVPALQGEKQSTKQASRAQILDKATEYIQYMRRKNHTHQQDIDDLKRQNALLEQQVRALEKVKGSAQLQASYSSSDSSLYTNPKGSAVSAFDGGSDSSSESEAEEPPNRKKLRVEAS
- the max gene encoding protein max isoform X1; the protein is MSDNDDIEVDSDEESPRYHSVADKRAHHNALERKRRDHIKDSFHSLRDSVPALQGEKVGKAQSQSTKQASRAQILDKATEYIQYMRRKNHTHQQDIDDLKRQNALLEQQVRALEKVKGSAQLQASYSSSDSSLYTNPKGSAVSAFDGGSDSSSESEAEEPPNRKKLRVEAS